A window of Nerophis ophidion isolate RoL-2023_Sa linkage group LG17, RoL_Noph_v1.0, whole genome shotgun sequence contains these coding sequences:
- the gsdf gene encoding gonadal somatic cell derived factor, with protein MSSAFLAVMALLCCSVAMAFVLQPSKDHTATPQEPNTKCHGVSLQSIRKGLLAALNLQVEPRLPEGAIEQWSSTAERMKALTVSSRDTVSAHDGNNSECCSVTSEVLVRDLGWDKWMIHPDRVTVVQCLPSTSHMPFQPSLPHAQDADSQVPPSCCQPTSYEDVPVCYRDEFGAIVMTSMHLIRSCGCPSGAVP; from the exons ATGTCCTCCGCCTTCCTTGCCGTGATGGCGCTCTTGTGCTGCTCTGTGGCAATGGCTTTCGTCCTCCAGCCCTCCAAGGACCACACTGCAACGCCGCAAGAACCCAACACCAA GTGCCACGGAGTGTCCCTGCAGTCCATCAGGAAGGGACTCCTCGCCGCCCTCAACCTGCAGGTGGAGCCTCGGCTGCCAGAGGGCGCCATTGAGCAGTGGAGCAGCACCGCTGAAAGGATGAAGGCCTTGACAG TTTCATCCAGGGACACCGTGTCTGCTCATGATGGGAACAACTCCGAGTGCTGTTCCGTGACCTCGGAGGTTCTCGTGAGAG ATCTGGGCTGGGACAAGTGGATGATCCATCCTGATCGTGTCACGGTGGTGCAGTGTCTGCCCTCCACTTCCCACATGCCCTTTCAGCCATCGCTGCCTCATGCCCAGGATGCTGACTCGCAG GTTCCTCCATCATGTTGTCAGCCGACTTCCTATGAAGATGTGCCCGTCTGCTACAGGGATGAGTTTGGCGCCATCGTCATGACTTCCATGCATCTGATTCGCAGCTGTGGCTGCCCTTCCGGCGCCGTCCCATGA